One Streptomyces lincolnensis genomic region harbors:
- a CDS encoding WhiB family transcriptional regulator: MQLEAHAPSVPPSDTIPKPGLTEDSTLTPLTALTALDDAIENLGVPVPCRSYDPEVFFAESPADVEYAKALCRTCPLMEACLAGAKERREPWGVWGGELFVQGVVVARKRPRGRPRKNPVTA, encoded by the coding sequence GTGCAACTCGAAGCGCACGCCCCGTCCGTACCGCCTTCCGACACGATCCCCAAGCCCGGCCTCACGGAGGACTCCACCTTGACTCCGCTCACTGCGCTCACCGCGCTCGACGACGCCATCGAGAACCTCGGCGTGCCCGTCCCCTGCCGTTCCTACGACCCGGAGGTCTTCTTCGCCGAGTCGCCGGCGGACGTCGAGTACGCCAAGGCCCTGTGCCGCACCTGCCCGCTGATGGAGGCCTGCCTCGCCGGCGCCAAGGAGCGGCGTGAGCCCTGGGGCGTCTGGGGTGGCGAGCTGTTCGTGCAGGGTGTCGTCGTTGCCCGGAAGCGGCCGCGTGGCCGCCCGCGCAAGAACCCGGTCACAGCATGA
- a CDS encoding ABC1 kinase family protein, which translates to MSDLPRKAVTRTAKLAALPLGFAGRATWGLGKRIVGESAELVGRELQQRTAEQLFKVLGELKGGAMKFGQALSVFESALPEEIAGPYRAALTKLQEAAPPMPTRTVHSVLAERLGADWSELFLTFEDKPSAAASIGQVHRAVWHDGREVAVKVQYPGAGEALLSDLNQLSRFARLLGPLIPGVDIKPLITELRDRVSEELDYGLEAQAQRAHAEEFADDPDVAVPDVVHQCEQVLVTEWMEGVPLSEVIADGTQEQRDRAGQLLARFLFSGPARTGLLHADPHPGNFRLLPGGPDGEGDWRLGVLDFGTVDRLPGGLPTPIGGSLRMTLDGEAEAVYELLRAEGFVKESIELDPDAVLDYLLPIIEPAEVEEFTFTRGWMRSQAARIGDPRSPAYQLGKQLNLPPAYLLIHRVTLSTIGVLCQLGATVRLREELEEWLPGFVPEEPLDEEESAAQA; encoded by the coding sequence ATGTCTGATCTTCCCCGGAAGGCGGTAACCCGCACCGCCAAGCTCGCCGCGCTCCCGCTCGGTTTCGCCGGACGGGCGACCTGGGGACTGGGCAAGCGGATCGTCGGCGAGTCCGCGGAACTGGTCGGCCGTGAGCTGCAACAGCGCACCGCCGAGCAGCTGTTCAAGGTGCTAGGGGAGCTCAAGGGCGGCGCGATGAAGTTCGGCCAGGCCCTGTCGGTCTTCGAGTCCGCGCTGCCGGAGGAGATCGCCGGGCCCTACCGGGCGGCGCTGACGAAGCTCCAGGAGGCGGCCCCTCCGATGCCGACGCGCACCGTGCACTCGGTGCTGGCGGAGCGGCTCGGGGCGGACTGGTCCGAGCTGTTCCTCACGTTCGAGGACAAGCCGTCCGCGGCCGCCTCGATCGGCCAGGTGCACCGCGCGGTGTGGCACGACGGCCGTGAGGTCGCGGTCAAGGTGCAGTACCCGGGCGCAGGCGAGGCACTGCTGTCCGACCTGAACCAGTTGAGTCGTTTCGCTCGTCTGCTCGGTCCTCTGATCCCCGGTGTCGACATCAAACCGCTGATCACCGAACTCAGGGACCGGGTCTCCGAGGAGCTGGACTACGGCCTGGAGGCGCAGGCCCAGCGTGCCCATGCCGAGGAGTTCGCGGACGACCCGGACGTGGCGGTGCCCGATGTGGTCCACCAGTGCGAGCAGGTGCTGGTCACGGAGTGGATGGAGGGTGTCCCGCTGTCGGAGGTGATCGCCGACGGCACGCAGGAGCAGCGCGACCGGGCCGGTCAGCTCCTGGCCCGTTTCCTCTTCTCCGGTCCCGCCCGCACCGGGTTGCTGCACGCCGATCCGCATCCGGGCAACTTCCGGCTGCTGCCCGGCGGCCCGGACGGCGAGGGCGACTGGCGCCTGGGCGTCCTGGACTTCGGCACGGTCGACCGTCTTCCGGGCGGTCTGCCGACTCCGATCGGCGGCTCCCTGCGGATGACGCTGGACGGCGAGGCGGAGGCCGTCTATGAGCTGCTGCGCGCCGAGGGCTTCGTCAAGGAGTCCATAGAACTGGACCCCGACGCCGTGCTGGACTATCTGCTGCCGATCATCGAGCCGGCCGAGGTCGAGGAGTTCACCTTCACCCGCGGCTGGATGCGCAGCCAGGCGGCGCGGATCGGCGATCCTCGCTCCCCTGCCTACCAGTTGGGCAAGCAGCTCAATCTGCCTCCGGCGTATCTCCTCATCCACCGGGTGACGTTGAGCACCATCGGTGTGCTGTGTCAGCTGGGGGCGACGGTGCGGCTGCGTGAGGAACTGGAGGAGTGGCTGCCGGGGTTCGTGCCGGAGGAGCCCCTGGACGAGGAGGAGTCGGCGGCTCAGGCGTGA
- a CDS encoding ATP-dependent DNA helicase UvrD2 translates to MTAATHSTLFPQTPGSPDAVLEGLDPEQREVATALHGPVCVLAGAGTGKTRAITHRIAYGVRAGILQPSTVLAVTFTNRAAGEMRGRLRQLGAAGVQARTFHSAALRQLQYFWPKAVGGSMPRLVDRKVQLVADAAAACRIRLDRGELRDVTGEIEWSKVTQTVPADYPLAAAKAGRDVPRAAAEIAQLYAAYEDLKRDRAVIDFEDVLLLTVAILQDRHDIAEQVRSQYQHFVVDEYQDVSPLQQRLLELWLGERDNLCVVGDASQTIYSFTGATPDHLLDFRTRHPGATVVKLVRDYRSTPQVVHLANGLLAQARGRAADHRLELVSQRKPGPEPGYTEYTDEPAEAEGAARRIRELIDSGVRASEIAILFRTNSQSETYEQALADLGVPYQLRGAERFFDRPEVRKAGVALRGAARFGGNDSLLDDVVDLPSQVRAVLSGEGWTTEPPAGSGAVRERWESLAALVNLAQDFAAARPGATLSDLVAELDERAGAQHAPTVEGVTLASLHSAKGLEWDVVFLVGVAEGMMPITYAKTDEQIEEERRLLYVGVTRAREHLYVSWALSRSPGGRPNRRPSRFLDGLRPGSAAVAGRAVAVGSGGVERGFTSGGPGTVRRRTQRSPARCRVCGRTLTDAGEMKLMRCEDCPSDMDEGLYERLRDWRAVQAQRSGQPAFCVFTDKTLIAIAEAAPDEEGELARIPGVGMRKLNRYGADVLAICAGREPGGEEDAN, encoded by the coding sequence GTGACAGCAGCAACGCACTCCACGCTCTTCCCGCAGACACCGGGCTCGCCCGACGCGGTGCTCGAAGGGCTCGACCCCGAGCAGCGCGAGGTCGCCACCGCCCTGCACGGCCCGGTGTGCGTGCTGGCGGGCGCCGGGACGGGCAAGACCCGAGCGATCACCCACCGCATCGCCTACGGCGTCCGGGCCGGGATCCTCCAGCCCTCCACCGTGCTGGCCGTCACCTTCACCAACCGCGCGGCCGGTGAGATGCGCGGCCGGCTGCGTCAGCTCGGGGCGGCCGGCGTCCAGGCCCGCACCTTCCACTCGGCGGCCCTGCGGCAGCTCCAGTACTTCTGGCCGAAGGCGGTCGGCGGATCCATGCCCCGGCTGGTCGACCGCAAGGTCCAGCTCGTCGCCGACGCGGCCGCCGCCTGCCGTATCCGCCTCGACCGCGGCGAGCTGCGGGACGTCACCGGTGAGATCGAGTGGTCCAAGGTCACCCAGACCGTCCCCGCCGACTATCCGCTCGCGGCCGCCAAGGCCGGCCGAGACGTCCCCCGGGCCGCGGCCGAGATCGCCCAGCTCTACGCCGCCTACGAGGACCTCAAGCGCGACCGGGCGGTCATCGACTTCGAGGACGTCCTGCTGCTGACGGTCGCGATCCTCCAGGACCGGCACGACATCGCCGAGCAGGTCCGCTCGCAGTACCAGCACTTCGTGGTCGACGAGTACCAGGACGTCAGCCCCCTCCAGCAGCGCCTGCTGGAACTGTGGCTCGGCGAGCGGGACAACCTCTGCGTGGTCGGTGACGCCAGCCAGACGATCTATTCGTTCACGGGAGCAACTCCCGACCATCTGCTCGATTTCCGTACCCGGCACCCCGGTGCCACCGTCGTCAAGCTGGTCCGCGACTACCGCTCCACACCCCAGGTCGTCCATCTCGCCAACGGTCTGCTCGCCCAGGCCCGCGGCCGCGCCGCCGACCACCGGCTGGAGCTGGTGTCCCAGCGCAAGCCGGGCCCCGAGCCCGGATACACCGAGTACACCGACGAGCCCGCCGAGGCCGAGGGCGCCGCCCGCCGCATCCGCGAACTCATCGACTCCGGGGTCCGGGCCAGCGAGATCGCCATCCTGTTCCGCACCAACTCCCAGTCCGAGACCTATGAACAGGCCCTCGCCGACCTCGGTGTCCCGTACCAGCTGCGCGGCGCCGAGCGGTTCTTCGACCGCCCCGAGGTCCGCAAGGCGGGCGTCGCCCTGCGCGGCGCGGCCCGTTTCGGCGGCAACGACTCCCTCCTGGACGACGTCGTCGACCTGCCCTCGCAGGTGCGTGCCGTGCTGTCGGGCGAGGGCTGGACCACAGAGCCCCCGGCCGGATCCGGGGCCGTCAGGGAGCGCTGGGAGTCGCTGGCCGCGCTGGTGAACCTCGCGCAGGACTTCGCCGCCGCCAGACCCGGCGCCACCCTGAGCGATCTCGTGGCCGAGCTCGACGAGCGGGCGGGTGCCCAGCACGCCCCGACGGTGGAGGGCGTCACCCTCGCCTCCCTGCACTCCGCCAAGGGGCTGGAGTGGGACGTCGTCTTCCTGGTCGGTGTCGCCGAGGGCATGATGCCGATCACCTACGCAAAGACGGACGAGCAGATCGAGGAGGAACGCCGCCTCCTCTATGTCGGTGTCACCCGGGCCCGGGAACACCTCTATGTCTCCTGGGCGCTCTCCCGCTCGCCCGGCGGCCGCCCCAACCGCCGCCCCAGCCGCTTCCTCGACGGCCTGCGCCCCGGCTCCGCCGCCGTCGCGGGCCGTGCCGTCGCGGTCGGGTCCGGCGGGGTGGAGCGGGGCTTCACCTCCGGCGGGCCGGGCACCGTCCGGCGCCGGACCCAGCGCAGCCCGGCCCGCTGCCGGGTGTGCGGACGCACGCTCACCGACGCCGGCGAGATGAAACTGATGCGCTGCGAGGACTGCCCGTCCGACATGGACGAGGGCCTCTACGAGCGGCTGCGCGACTGGCGCGCCGTCCAGGCGCAGCGCAGCGGACAGCCGGCCTTCTGCGTCTTCACCGACAAGACACTGATCGCGATCGCCGAGGCCGCTCCCGACGAGGAGGGGGAGCTGGCCCGCATCCCGGGCGTCGGTATGCGCAAGCTCAACCGCTACGGAGCCGACGTCCTCGCCATCTGCGCAGGTCGGGAGCCCGGGGGAGAAGAAGATGCGAACTGA